In the Pristis pectinata isolate sPriPec2 chromosome 34, sPriPec2.1.pri, whole genome shotgun sequence genome, AACTCCTGCTGATGGTGCCTCTGAAACACGACACGGCGAGCAGTGGTTTAACTCACAGACTGTATGCCGAAAGATGAAAGAGCAATCTCAGTTATTCCTGGATTTTGCCACAGCCAACAGAGCAGGTGGGAAAATCAAATTCCTTGTCAGTTCTATGCAAGATGACAGCAAATTAGGAGCATCTATTTACCTCTATAAAGGAGGGACTATAAGTAACCGATGTTTTGAACCTCCATCACAGCCCGAGAGACCCGTGGCCAGTGGAATAACACATAATAGTGTGACACTGCAGTTGCAGCCACCCAGATATGGTGCCGATGAGATTGTCGGCTACAGGGTTGAGTACCAAGGTCCCGATCAGGAGGAATGGACAACTCTGGACACACCTGATAAATCACTCTCCTTCACAATATCTGGGTTACAGCCAAACCAGGAATATAATTTCCGATACAGAGCAGTGGCCAACATTGGGGTCAGCAAGGTGAGTGATAGCATTCGGAGCGTCACACGTCCTACAGGTCCACGTGGTGAACTGGACTTCCAGGGTTGTTCACCCAGCTCAACACTTTTCAGTGACAGCCCAAGTCAAATTGCAGTAGATGTCAAAACATATCAGTGCAAGATCGACAGTAAGGAAGGAACAGATGTTACATCCAACACGGAGggtggaatatggaaggaaagtCACTCTAATTTACATAGAATAAAATCTgaggagatgtttgctgatgcagCACGTGGCGAGGTTTTAATAGAAATTGAAAATGAACAAAACGGAGAAGCCCACAAACTTTGTAGAGAAGCTGTATTAATAGTCAGTGGAAACCCTTCCATTTACAAACTCAACCTGCAAAGGAATGTGTTTGATCAGTCCAGACAGCTTGTGAAATGCTCCTTTGGAAATCCCAACATAAAACAAAGAATGAAGACAATTGTGGTTATGGGAGCAACAGGAGCAGGAAAGACAACCCTCATCAATGCGATGATCAACTACATCTTGGGCGTGGAATGGGAGAACAACTTCAGGTACATGTTAATACAGGAAGAGACAGGGAAATCGCAGGCTGAAAGTCAGACATCCTCCATCACGGCCTATCAACTCCACCatcaggaaagatttaaaatcgATTACTCTCTGACTGTCATCGATACGCCAGGGTTTGGAGACACCAGGGGGATAAGCCGAGATCAACAGATCACTGACCACATCCGTGAGTTTTTCACCTCCCCACAGGGTGTTGATCAGATCGATGCCGTGTGTTTTGTTGCTCAAGCCTCTTTGGCTCGCCTGACCCACACACAGAAATATGTCTTCGATTCAATTCTTTCTATTTTTGGCAAAGATATTGCAGAGAACATTCAGATACTGGTGACATTTGCAGATGGACAGATTTCCCCCATCCTGGAGGCTTTGAAAGTTGCTGAGGTACCATGcccaaaagaaaaaaatggcatGCCATTACATTTCAAGTTTAACAATTCTGCCACATTTGCCCAGCGTCCAGCCTCTGGAAACTCTGTCAACAAGAAGCGCTCTTATGGCAGTACCgaagaggaggaagatgattACTTTAATGCAATGTTCTGGAAGATGGGGGTATGCAACATGAAGGAATTCTTTAGGGCTCTGAGCACAATGGAATCGAGAAGTTTATCTGTGACTCAAAAGGTTCTGAAGGAAGGTAATCAACGGGAGGCTGCATTGGAGGAATTGCATATTAAGATCCGAGGTAAGCTGACCGAATTGGAGGAACTCCAGCAAACACAACGGGTTCTGAAGCTACGTCAGACTAAGCTGGATGCAAATGGAGACTTTGAATATGAGATTAAAGTTACAGTTGCAGTGAAGAAGGATATAAGTGGGACTGGTTTCTACGCAAACAACTGTTGGAAATGTCATTTTACCTGCCACGATCCCTgtattgtttattttaatattttgaaatattgttgTTCAGCAATGGACTGGTGGGGGAACTGCAAAGTGTGTCCTCAAAAATGTAGCTTCACCGATCACGTAATCGAAACGTACAGGTACGACtatgaaacaaaaatggagaaGAGAACATACAGAGACCTGAAAGAAAGGTATGGGAAGGCCCGTGGTGAGAAGTTGACACAGGGAGAAGTCATGGAGATGCTTGAGCAGGAGTTTCTTGCGGTTCAAGGCGAAGTGCTGGAGCTGATTGAACAATTATTGCAGAAGAATAGAAGATCAAACCCGTTATCCACCACAGCTTACATTGACTGCCTCATTCAGTCAGAAGAGGCAAAGCCTGAGTTCATGGAGAGAATTCAATCACTGAGGGCAGTGAAGAAACGGGCAGAGTTAAGAGAAAAAAGTCACCAAAATGCGATATAAGATTAAATAGGACCACGGGGATGTTGGGAAATGCTGAACAAAAGGCAAAACGTGTATTTTCTAATGTACTTAATTGTCTTTAAATAATGAGGTGGTAAAATTTTCAGCTGTTTTAAGTATGGGGAGCAGATGCTTCACTCAGCTAACAAGGAAATGCTCATTATCATCCTCCTCGCCACCTGCCAACAACTTTAAACACAACTCCTGCTTCCCTCAATGCTACCCTCTGTCACCAGCTGACTGGCAGCCCCCACTCGGGTTCAGCCACCGCCAGTGATTCACCTGCAATGGCGTGTCGTCCCAAACAACCTGTGGAAGGatccaagaatctatcaacctccccTCCTCTTCGCCACCTATATCCCGGCCCTTGGAAACAACATCTGAATCAGAGCGTCCATTTACTCCGTACACAGGCTGCGCCCAGCTCCACctacccacctcctccctcaattCCCCCTCTTTCAATGCTGTCAGCCGGCAATTCCTCAATCAATTTCCGGGTGACTGGAAGCTATGTCCCAGCTCTGTCCTCCCTGGCCACCGTCAGAATCTGACCTGCGGGCTGGTGGGAGAGGTTGTGTGTGtgcaattaaatttaaaacagaaaaatgcaacGTTTGTTGAAAAAGGGGAAGGTTTTACATCTATTATCGaaggcataggaggccattcggctTATTGAGCATGTGCTGGTTTTCAAAGCACCAGCATCAATCCCATCACCCCAAATTCCCTGTAACCTCCTGTCTGTCAAATGCCAGTTAACGCTCTCAATCTCTCGCaaaggaaaatgaataaaattagagAGGCGgctgatctgaaataaaaagggaaaatgttggaaccaCTCAGAGAGTtagacatcatctgtggaaagagaagcagataacgtttcaggtccagaactATCATCTGAACGTTCCGAGGCACTTGTATGGAATGTATGAACTCTTTTTTAGATAAAAAGTGACGCAGACCGAGGTTCTGATAAACGGTCCGGACACGAAACTTCAACTATTTctgtctccatcgatgctgccggacctgccgagtatttccagcattcctgtttTTCCAGTAATTCTCCCATCATTCACCTACATTGCGGAaaacttacagtgaccaactaacctaAAAAACTACAATATAAACTGGTGAGCACGATTCTAAAAGGAAAACAGGAGCGGAGAGATTTGCTGAAGGCCTACTTAAAACATTGTAACTGGCAGGGCAGAATCAAACAGATTTTATCGAAGCTCAGAAAAAGCATTGGAGGAAaactccgcagatgctggaaatctaaaacaaatgaTCATTGAACCAAATCACAACAGGACGACTCGCTTGAAATCAACCACGGGCAGGTAAATAGAAGCAGCGGGGAGAACATTGCTGCAAGCCGTACCCCAAGGAAATCTCTGTCTTTGCAGTGCCCACCAATGCCACAGAAGATCAACAGTCAGGGCAACTGGACAGTGATCAACAGCCGTGGAGCTCAGCAAAGCCGTTAATGGCCGGGAACTTTGGAAATTCCTGGAGAGCATGGGGCTGCACCTGAAACCGTCGACTGGAGAGAACATCGCCACTCAAACCGGGCCGCAGCCTCGAACTTTTGAACCTGGCAGTGGCCTCGTCTGCTTGTGCTGGAAGGGAGGAGCAGTCTCACAATCCATTATTGTCCATTAATATGTTCAGAGATCTTATCAAGTACTTTTAGTTTGTACGCAGGGAGGAGCTCTTCACCTGGAGAAGATCAGTATCCCCCAATACTGCCTGGAGGATTCAATCCATACACGCTCGTGTTCAATGTTATGGTTCAGCCTCGGAGGTTCTCACCACTCACACCAAAGGCCCACACGGCTGTGTCCTCTCTCCTGCTTGTTCTGGATCTGCTTTGCCCTCCTGCTCCAAGATGCCTTTGAAAAGCGGAACGAGAAATTTAGTCTCTCACGAGGTTAGTTGGGGAGCGGTTCAACTCCGTTAGCCTCATGTCAATAACCAGAGGGTATATCGACCTCAAGAGGAGTCGAGATTTGTCGCCACAATGGCAATGACTCACACGAATTCCTCACCTCACAGACACATTTTACTTTGGGTTTACCATCACCCTGAGAAGGCCCAATAAAATCGGGCAAGACATCACTTATCTGCTCCCTTTCTACTCCCTGAACTCACCGCTGAGGGAACAGCACCTTGGATGCCCTGTGCACCGTTATCGGATGAACGATGGGGGAATTCCTAAGTACCTTCTTTATGCGGAACCAGCCTCGGGTAAATGGCCAATTATATATCTCTACCTGCACTCCCAAAACATCTGCAAAAGGGATCTTAAGACACCGGATAATGAAGGTAGTTGCTTCGTATCGCCGTCATTGGAACGAGACTCAGTTCAGAGCAGATTCCTCTGTTGTGTTTACGAGGGATCTGGGAAACCTCTGAGAAGCAAAAATATGTGAGCTAAGCTGGACTGCTCTTGTACAGACCCAATGAACTGAATGACAGCCTCCTGTGCTGTGACCATCCTGGGTTGTAGTAGACACATTTTTATGCTCTGTGCCGAATTTAATCCTGAGGTGTACTTCCAATTCTATGTTTATTGCATGATTTAGTCCTTGTTCTACCTCTCGGGGTAGGACATAAAAAGGTCGACGGAGGTCTGGTGCTGCGGGAGAGAGTGGAAATCAGAGACCCCTGTGGACATACCAGAGGTCCTCAGTAACAGGGGTTTCATCTCCCTTTCACCACTGCCGGGACAACCCGATGCACATCCTGCCCAGTGGCTCACCTGGAGCGGAACAAGTATGCTTGTATCCCATATGCTGACGGGACTGTGAGTAATTTCACCGGCTTCTTACTGTCTTGCTGTGGCACCTGCTAGCCTGCAGCTCCTGCCTATCGCAATGCAGAAGGGCAGGGTTTTCCCAGAATCACTTTCTCCCCCCACCAGGAAGATCACAGCTCTGACTCTgcaactgccctcatcaacttccaCATAAAGGTGTCCAGAGCaacataaaaaaaacactatgtACACCATTTACTATTTAGCGTCAtccagaatagaaacaggccattcggcctgtgCCAAACCCAGCCATTAAATATCGATCTCATTTCCCAGCATTCAGTCTGTAGCCTTCAGTGCCTTGCAACTTAAAGTgttcatctaaatatttcttaagtgTTGTGGAAGTTTCTACCTCCACCGTTCtttcaggtagtgtgttccagatttcaattaCTTTCTGGGTGGAAACGTTcttcccctctaaatcttctcCTCATTCATTAACCGTgctccctctggttttagactcttcCTCTTTGGGGTAAAGCTTTTCATTATCAGCCCCATCTCTACCACGCAAAGGTTTTTAAACCTCGATCTAGTCGCAATCTttgtctgttccaaggaaaacaaagccaaactatccagtctctcctcataactgacatGCTCCATTGCAACCAGcatcctggtggatctgttcTGCATCCTGTTCAGTACAAACACATCCTTCTTGAGTGTAGCGGCCAGAATTACACTCAGTACTCCAGCTTTTGCCTGACCAGTGATTTATGAAATGTACTGTAAACCCTCTTCTCTTCTATTTTATGAGCTGGTGAATGAAAGCAAATATACATTTTGCCTTCTCCACTACATACGCAAATGACTTTAGTGATCCTTGGACTTGTGCACCAGGGTCCTTCTACTCCTCAGTTATCCATGGGACATTCCGTTCATACCAACCCTATTCGTGCTCTCAAAATACATAATCTCACTCAGATCAGGAGTAAATTCTACatcccatttctctgtccatctaACCAACTGCACGATATCATCAGGTAGCCAAAATTTCGCCTATTCAATATGAATAGGTTACAGACTTCTAATCACGAAAATAATCCtccatcactctctgcctcccATTGCCAAGCCAATTATTGATCTATTCTGCTCTGGATCCATTGACATCTAcctttttggaccagtttcccatgtatGGCATTATCAAAGACTACAACAACAACATTGCCCCCGAAAATACTTCTTGTTATCTCTTCAAACCATGATCCATCACGATCTCCTCCTAACAAAACTTTTCTATCTTTGACTAATCCCGGCCAATGCAAGTGTATATGAATTCTGCACCCAGAATTTTCCCCATAATTTCCCTAATACTGACATTGATCTCACAGTCTTGTAATGGCCCgttttatccctgctgcccttctttaaTAAAGCTATTATATTTGCTCTCCTAAATCACCTGGCACTTCAGTTCTCGAGGGTTAACAGTGACGTTTTCTTTCAGAGCCACGGGAATCCGTTGATTTatttcccacagcagcctgggatacatttcatcatCACACTGAAAATATATAAAACTTAATTCCCGTAACGATACCTAATGCCTCATTTTAATTTTATCGTATTCCACACAGAGTTTTGACCCCATGGGTCCTACTATTTCACTGGTTTTCCTTACAATActcataaaatgctttgggattgtcCTTAATCTGGTCAACCATTGATACTTCGTGCCTCTTTTTTGCCCCTCTATTTAGTTTTAGGTACCCCTCGATACCACTGTGACTTCCGAAGGGTATCCTCATTTTCATCCTAATCCTGCGATACACTTCCTTTTATATACAACCCTCCCTATCCATTGACATCTAAGCTCCCTTGGTTTTGCTGTTCTTACGTTTTCCCCTTgtgggaacatgttggccctgagctCCATCTACTCCAGTTTTGAACTATTTTCCCATGTAGGATTTAGACTGGACGTCTATGAATCCAACCAATCACAGTAGGATAAGCATTGAATGCCAACAACGCAAAGACAGTGATACATCACCTGAACCAAGCATTATCCATTCTGAAGAATTCGATAACTTCCCAAGAC is a window encoding:
- the LOC127585884 gene encoding uncharacterized protein LOC127585884, coding for MSEVMQLATLGRHFQLGMLYDCRSDTLIPGVTLWDVQTIQSNLNTQNQPSTEIHIITLDSMENKATALNVSGSLKASLIGGLVEVKGSAKYLNDTKGSKRQARVTLQYKTTTRYEQLTMSHFGRQNVTCPTGFEEGSATHVITAVLYGAQAFFVFDRMVSAAENLQDIQGNMETTIKHLPKIVTQGEASLNMTEEQKCNTKKFRCTFYGDFPLKNNPTTFQDAIHIYATLPSLLGSGGEHSVPMKVWLYPLSKLDPKAAQLAREISVGLVSRCQQVLEQISEAVMRSNDMMNDSVAFQFPEFGDRITQFNNTCLEYKLVFQKKITNVLPSIRGGREQEGLLVDILNNMEQSPFRHQSLITWLDDKEREMMTVKLHLRKLKDIPVLKSLEELRDQATDYVVCFTFTSLYQEDVYLSEAINYLRSHTDQNMQTPTPADGASETRHGEQWFNSQTVCRKMKEQSQLFLDFATANRAGGKIKFLVSSMQDDSKLGASIYLYKGGTISNRCFEPPSQPERPVASGITHNSVTLQLQPPRYGADEIVGYRVEYQGPDQEEWTTLDTPDKSLSFTISGLQPNQEYNFRYRAVANIGVSKVSDSIRSVTRPTGPRGELDFQGCSPSSTLFSDSPSQIAVDVKTYQCKIDSKEGTDVTSNTEGGIWKESHSNLHRIKSEEMFADAARGEVLIEIENEQNGEAHKLCREAVLIVSGNPSIYKLNLQRNVFDQSRQLVKCSFGNPNIKQRMKTIVVMGATGAGKTTLINAMINYILGVEWENNFRYMLIQEETGKSQAESQTSSITAYQLHHQERFKIDYSLTVIDTPGFGDTRGISRDQQITDHIREFFTSPQGVDQIDAVCFVAQASLARLTHTQKYVFDSILSIFGKDIAENIQILVTFADGQISPILEALKVAEVPCPKEKNGMPLHFKFNNSATFAQRPASGNSVNKKRSYGSTEEEEDDYFNAMFWKMGVCNMKEFFRALSTMESRSLSVTQKVLKEGNQREAALEELHIKIRGKLTELEELQQTQRVLKLRQTKLDANGDFEYEIKVTVAVKKDISGTGFYANNCWKCHFTCHDPCIVYFNILKYCCSAMDWWGNCKVCPQKCSFTDHVIETYRYDYETKMEKRTYRDLKERYGKARGEKLTQGEVMEMLEQEFLAVQGEVLELIEQLLQKNRRSNPLSTTAYIDCLIQSEEAKPEFMERIQSLRAVKKRAELREKSHQNAI